From the genome of Anoplopoma fimbria isolate UVic2021 breed Golden Eagle Sablefish unplaced genomic scaffold, Afim_UVic_2022 Un_contig_12755_pilon_pilon, whole genome shotgun sequence:
GCAACCTGAACCTAGGTAATGCAAACTTAATGACAACAGATGTCACATTTCTTttgtaatatcattttttataaacaatttaaaatgaccGAGCCATGTCTCTTTTACCTTTCCCCTGTAAAGGAGAAGAACCATTAGAGgctaaaataatatacatatcGAACCAGTCACGTTAAGATGATTTCTCTCACGCCTCTGGACCAGTTTATGTTTGCTGTTCAACATCAGAGCCAAGAGAAGGTGAAAGCATGTACAATGTTTGTTCAATGACTCAGACACCGAGCAGCTACACTATATAACCCTGAGGGAGAGTGAAGGTGCAACAAGTGATGACATGGTGAGTACATTTGAATTGATTTGTGTTCAACTCAACTGTTAAATTTGTCAAATTGTGAATCTGCGTAATGTACATATATGAACACAATTCAGAAATATCTCTCAATAGATCAGACATATGAgtgtatgttgaaataaaaaaagaagaagaatttggAGTTTTCTTACAATACCACTCAAAATTGAATTATTATCATCAACACTTAACGTATTCTTCTTCCTGTAAAAACAGATTGACCATGTACAGACAGTCGAGACTCAGTGTGTTGGTGGTTTAACACTGATGTGAATTCTTCACTAAGCTTGTGTTGGTATGATGCTGTTTTTTAATCTATTATTGAATTTGTTCTGTGTTTCATCTCCAGATGAAGCTGTCAGTGTTGTTGCTGTTCCTGCCGGCTCTGTTTTCAGCCAGTCCTGTTGACATCTGGAGCGACACAGAGCAGGAATATGGTAAACACATACAGGCTTTATACATTTGGGGGAAcggggaaaaaatatttaagcaCATGTTTATCGAGTATTTGGGCCATTGTGGctaaaaactatatatataaaatgtatagaaatgaagttacacacatttgtacatttctgGCCGACATTAAttgcaaatgaatgaaaaggaatCTTGATGCATAATGAGGAATATATTtcatatactgtgtatatatatgaaatcCAATCAATGATCTTGTTTGAAgattaaaattgaaaaaaataaacttagaTTTCTTCTTATATAAAAGTAACAAATTCAAGTGATATTTTCTGAgtttatttacaactttaagaGAAAAAACTTGAAAATTTGTGAGGTTATCAAAtcataaattaatataaaatttTCTGAGATTAATATAACAATTTTATGGGAAAAGAATTACACATTTGGGAGATTATGAACTAAAAATGTATGAGGAAAAAAACTCAGATATTCTCTCAGGTTACAGTGgcaaatttacaagaaaaaaactaaagaatttACGACATTATGTAGTCATTAATTCACAAGAAAAATTGAAAACATACTCAGATATTCtctaaaattaaagaaaatttagaagaaaaaagttGGGAGATTATAAAAATTTACGAGATAAAACTGAGGGTGTAAAATGGGTACTTTTGTTAAGGAACCACATTGCTTCACTTTGCACATTTTGCTCAAACTCATCACCTGACAGACTATAGTAGCATAACAGAATATTATTGGACAATCCAGCTATGTATAAACTTGAGTTTTGGATTCATTTTTTGCCTTGTCCCCTTTCCTTTTTCCCAGTCTCCTCCATGAACTCAGATGTAAATGACAATCCTGGACCCAGCGCTGACGAATTAATGCCAACAGATCAACCTCTTGTGATGGCTGATGAGCTACTGCAGAAGAGGCCGGTTCAGTCCTCCTCCTACGTGTCTGGTGATGGCTCTAACCTGGAGTGGGTGACCTGGAACAACTCTCTCCCAAACGATGCAgtttcaatttacaatcatTACTTTTATCGCGTTGATTATGTCTGCAAATACATGTGTGAGGCTGGCTTTTATACCCCCAGCATGGGTTCTTATTGTCACTATCCCAATGGAGGAAGAGTAAGTGCTGGTTCTCCGTTTGAGATCCTggtgaacaaaaacaactttgagATCCTGGAGTGGAAATGGGATTCGTATGGTTCAGTGCCCCAGAATTCAGTCAGAACCTGCTCAAAGGGGAATATATATGTAGGTATGGACAAATATGGACTTGGGAAGGTTGCTACTAGAGAGAAGCACTTCTACCTGCCATGGAAGAGTTCTGTATATCGGTACCATTCGTACCAGGTCTGACCGTCGATAAGGATATAACCAGCCAGCAGGTCTACGATGTCAGGTACATCATTGATGAGTCTAAAATCTTCCACTATCCTCCAGAGATCATGCGGAAAACATCTGTCAGTAACTACGAATGCCGCTCAGTGGTGAAAACAGACTCACTTTCAAAAACGGATCAGGTGGAGCACAGGTGGGACATCTCCGTTTCTGTCACAGTTGGTGTTCAAACGACCGTCAAAGCCGGCATCCCTTTGATCGTCTCTGACAGTTATACGTTCAGCAGCGAGGTGTCGTTCCAGTACTCCAAGGGAAAGACGGTGACTGAGGCCACCACCAGTACAGCTTCTGTGGAGGTCACAGCCCCGCCCAACAGCTCCTGCATGGTTAATATGGTGGA
Proteins encoded in this window:
- the LOC129116147 gene encoding LOW QUALITY PROTEIN: natterin-4-like (The sequence of the model RefSeq protein was modified relative to this genomic sequence to represent the inferred CDS: inserted 1 base in 1 codon), encoding MPTDQPLVMADELLQKRPVQSSSYVSGDGSNLEWVTWNNSLPNDAVSIYNHYFYRVDYVCKYMCEAGFYTPSMGSYCHYPNGGRVSAGSPFEILVNKNNFEILEWKWDSYGSVPQNSVRTCSKGNIYVGMDKYGLGKVATREKHFYLPWKSSVYRYHSYQXLTVDKDITSQQVYDVRYIIDESKIFHYPPEIMRKTSVSNYECRSVVKTDSLSKTDQVEHRWDISVSVTVGVQTTVKAGIPLIVSDSYTFSSEVSFQYSKGKTVTEATTSTASVEVTAPPNSSCMVNMVEYKFKVNMPFTASLRRTYANGEIHTTSITGTYESVQVGEVRAVADRCELLDDAKPCI